CGGTTGCCATTACGGGCGTCAAATGCCATGCGGGCGATCAAGCCGAGGAACACCAGCAGGAACAGCGATGCGCCGATATAGCCGAGTTCAACGGCGAAACGCAGGAATTCGTTGTGGGCCGCGACAGTGCCGGTAAAGCGCGAGACATTTTCGGGAATCAGCAAACCGTGGTGACCAAAACCGACACCGGTCCACGGATATCTTTCCAGCGAGGCTTGCAGCGAGTTCCAGATCAGTTCACGTCCGCTGGTGCCGCCGTCTTCCATGCGTGTCACCAGTTGCTGGCCAAACAACGCCACAAAACCAGCCAGCAGCGAAGCCCCGTAAACCAGAATCGCCACACGCCACACGCCGGAACGCAGTCCGGTAAACAGAATGGCCGAAACCGCCACCAGCGCCGCCACCGAGGGCATACGCGTGGCGGTCAGAAAAGTGATGGCCAGATCCGCGGCGGTCAGCAAAATAAACCGGCGATCCACCGTCGTGGTCAAAAAGGCCGAAGCAACGCTTCCGGCAAAGGCCGCAGCCGCCAGGAAGGCCGGAATCGTGTTGCCCTGCAGCCGCGTTACCCCGACGTAATCGTGCGTAAGCACGCGCGAGATACCGCCCAGATCGTAAAGCCCGCCCAGCACCACCATGCCCACTGGGACCAGCGCCAGCGTATGTAAAATCAACAGGCGCTCACGTGGTGTAGGCCATGCGCAAAAGAACGCCAGCACTGCAAACATCGAGATTGCCGCCGATATAAACCGAAACCAGCCGAAGTCCGGGAACGGAGTAATCACCCCAAAAACCCAAGCCACGGCAAACATGCCTCCGACCAGGGCCAGATTGCGCCCATCCACCGGCTTGCTTCGCAAATAAGCCAGCGAAGTCAGCAAAAACAAAGCTTTTTCCAGCGAGTTCAGGTTACCGAGCTGGAACAGCACACCGACATTGACGGTCATGAACCCGTTGGCCAGCAGCCACAAATTGCGAAAGCGTTTCCAGTCCCGCTCGGACTTGGGCCGCGCTTGTTCCTCGCGAAATGCCAGCGACGGCTGGGGCCGGGTCAGCTTGCTGACGGTCATGACGCCTGCCCCAGCAGCATGCGTACGCCATCTGCGGTCAGAGACTGATCCAGCTTGCCGATAAACGAGTCCTGCATGGCATAGGCCCGGTCTACATCGGGGTCGATACTGGAGACGCGCACCAGCGCGCCATCGGGCACTTGCCCCCCCAGACCGTATTTGATCTGCAGCCACTTGCGCATCGGGGTTTCGTTGGCGACGCGATCACCCACCGTGATCCAGTAGCTGATTGGCTCGTTACGTTGCCCGGCCTGGGCAAAGACCCGCTTGATCGGCAACTCACCACGCGATTCCAGCACGGTGGCATTGCTGCGCCCAGACAATGCAAACCCCTGCGCGGCGTAGCAGATTTCCGGGTTATGCACGCGCAGCGAGTCGGTTTGCTGACGCCCGTAGGCAATCGACAGCATCAGCATGTAACCCTGCGGATTCACATAAATGCGGGTCAGCGTTTGTGAGTAAAAACGTTCCAGCGCGGCCTGGACATCCGGCGAAATCACCGTGGCTTTGTCGTCCTTGACCATTTGCCACTCACCGATCCGGGCCGGAAACATGGTTTCCAGGTTCACGTTCTGGCGACTGTCGGCCATCAGGTGGCGTGGCGTGAGTGTCCACGCCAGCACCGGCCCGCTGACGATCAGCGCGGCAATCAACAAGGGCCGCCAGTGCGGTAGAGTCAAAGGACGAATCATCGTGCGACGCTCCGGGGATGTTGCAAACGTCCACCCAGGCGATTAAGCAATTCGCCCAGCCCACCCACCAGCACCAGCGCCACCACAAACACCGACAAACCGGCTGCGGTATGCATGAAACCCTGTCCGGCCGCATCGCCCCAGTAATAGGTCAGCAGCACCAGCGCCATCACCCGCACCACGTTCGCAACAAAGGCAATGGGCAGCAGCGACAACACAATAATGGCGCGTTGCCACCAGTGCGCTGGCTGCGTCAGATACACAAACAGAAAACCCAGCGCCGACAGGCTGAACATGGAATTGAGACCGGAACACGCATCCGCCACCATCAACTGGTACTGACCGATATTCAGAATCACGCCATTGCGGGCGATCGGGTAGTTCATCGAATACAGCAAGGATTCCGCGACGTGCGAGACCGACTCTTTCAGACCACTGGTAATGGCATCAACCAGCGGACTCGGCAGCGGCATGAGGTAAACCATGAAGAACAGCGGGAACGCCATGATCTTGACGCCAGGCCAGCCTTTTTCCAGCAGCAGATAACCGGCAATTAGCGGGACAAACGCGCCGACTTCCAGAAAATAGATCCCTTGCGAGCGCCCCAAGGCATAGGCAAAGACGAACACGGCCAGGCACGCCCAGCCCGCGCGATTGGCTTGCGCTGGCAGCGCGGCCAGCTCGCCACGTTTGCGCCAGAACAACCACACCAGCAGCATCAAAATGATCGGGCCATGCTCCTGGTCCGGATTGACCCAGAGCACTGTCGCCAATGTGTACAACGTGGGAATCATGGCCGCCAGCGCCGCCAGCGCGATCAAACGACGACCAGCCAGAAAACCAGGCAAAACAATCTGAGGAGTAACCGGGATGCGATCCATATGTGGGTGGCCTTAGTTGAGCATCACCACACCGAGCACGGTTGCCCCGGTCACCAGCAGTTCATCACGCAACTGCAACATCGCCTTGACCGACGATTTATGCCGCCGCGCCACCAGCACGGCCGCGCCGGCCCGCGCTGCCAGCAACTGCACGTCAGCGCCTTCGCGTAATGGCGGGCTATCGATAATGATCACGTCGTTGCGCGGACGGGCTTCGAGCAACAAGCTGCGAAATGACTGACGGCAGAGCAACTCTTGTGGATTAGGCGGTACGGTGCCAGCCGTCAGCACTGACAAATCGCCCAGTTGCCCCAGACTCTGTACACATTCCGGGCCGGAACGTCCGGCCAGAATGTCGGCCAGACCGTGACCGGTGCCCAGCCGGAACAACTTTTGCAAGTGCGGGGTACGCAAGTTGGCGTCAATCAGCAATGTGCGTTCGCCCAACTGGGCAAACACCACGGCCAGATTGGCAGCCACCCAGCTAGAGGCCGAATCGTCATCCACGCTGGCGACCACAAAGCAGCGCTCTGCCACGGCGTCTTCCCGCAGCACCAGCTGACTGCGCAGGTTGCGCAACTGCTCGACCTCTTTGGAGAACGGTTTGTACGCCGCCACCAATG
This genomic interval from Silvimonas soli contains the following:
- a CDS encoding O-antigen ligase family protein, giving the protein MTVSKLTRPQPSLAFREEQARPKSERDWKRFRNLWLLANGFMTVNVGVLFQLGNLNSLEKALFLLTSLAYLRSKPVDGRNLALVGGMFAVAWVFGVITPFPDFGWFRFISAAISMFAVLAFFCAWPTPRERLLILHTLALVPVGMVVLGGLYDLGGISRVLTHDYVGVTRLQGNTIPAFLAAAAFAGSVASAFLTTTVDRRFILLTAADLAITFLTATRMPSVAALVAVSAILFTGLRSGVWRVAILVYGASLLAGFVALFGQQLVTRMEDGGTSGRELIWNSLQASLERYPWTGVGFGHHGLLIPENVSRFTGTVAAHNEFLRFAVELGYIGASLFLLVFLGLIARMAFDARNGNRLAFVVSVGMFFLDSYSDNTFTATSCFMVVLAAFSGAALAEPAHKLPKVMPRAMRGGAGPRALSGTRDVRAAQRLQG
- the epsI gene encoding exosortase-associated protein EpsI, B-type; translated protein: MIRPLTLPHWRPLLIAALIVSGPVLAWTLTPRHLMADSRQNVNLETMFPARIGEWQMVKDDKATVISPDVQAALERFYSQTLTRIYVNPQGYMLMLSIAYGRQQTDSLRVHNPEICYAAQGFALSGRSNATVLESRGELPIKRVFAQAGQRNEPISYWITVGDRVANETPMRKWLQIKYGLGGQVPDGALVRVSSIDPDVDRAYAMQDSFIGKLDQSLTADGVRMLLGQAS
- the xrtB gene encoding exosortase B, whose amino-acid sequence is MDRIPVTPQIVLPGFLAGRRLIALAALAAMIPTLYTLATVLWVNPDQEHGPIILMLLVWLFWRKRGELAALPAQANRAGWACLAVFVFAYALGRSQGIYFLEVGAFVPLIAGYLLLEKGWPGVKIMAFPLFFMVYLMPLPSPLVDAITSGLKESVSHVAESLLYSMNYPIARNGVILNIGQYQLMVADACSGLNSMFSLSALGFLFVYLTQPAHWWQRAIIVLSLLPIAFVANVVRVMALVLLTYYWGDAAGQGFMHTAAGLSVFVVALVLVGGLGELLNRLGGRLQHPRSVAR
- a CDS encoding polysaccharide biosynthesis tyrosine autokinase, producing the protein MKNEIVIAESADQSARIGQILLSDGKISQAQIDQISEVQQETGMRFGEAAIKLGHVTDEDIRRAVARQFDYSWLDARDGAYDTSLVAAYKPFSKEVEQLRNLRSQLVLREDAVAERCFVVASVDDDSASSWVAANLAVVFAQLGERTLLIDANLRTPHLQKLFRLGTGHGLADILAGRSGPECVQSLGQLGDLSVLTAGTVPPNPQELLCRQSFRSLLLEARPRNDVIIIDSPPLREGADVQLLAARAGAAVLVARRHKSSVKAMLQLRDELLVTGATVLGVVMLN